In Candidatus Desulfofervidus auxilii, one genomic interval encodes:
- a CDS encoding CpsD/CapB family tyrosine-protein kinase, whose translation MGKIEEALEKAKKMREKKEETPSPEIPLSPTYAQTKVIPTDLLNLEKNKIIAATKSKEAYEYYRFLKTQILHRMEKNGWNCLLITSALPGEGKTLTAINLSITLAREITKTVLLMEADLRNPSIAELLQISVQKGLANYLIEKDCPLSECLINPGFERLVILPAGKIVGDATEIMGSPKMQSLLQEVKNRYKDRYILIDSPPLLTFADALTLSPYVDAVLLVVEVYKTTIEQVKRVLELLEEKPLLGIVLNKAPIPEKPGYYSSYYYSE comes from the coding sequence ATGGGTAAAATTGAAGAGGCCTTAGAAAAGGCAAAAAAAATGCGAGAGAAAAAAGAAGAGACCCCTTCGCCAGAGATTCCTTTATCTCCAACATACGCTCAGACAAAAGTTATCCCCACCGACCTTTTAAATTTAGAAAAAAATAAGATTATTGCTGCTACTAAATCTAAAGAAGCTTATGAATATTACCGCTTCTTGAAGACACAAATATTACATCGCATGGAAAAAAATGGATGGAACTGCCTTCTTATTACTAGTGCTTTACCAGGTGAGGGGAAGACATTAACCGCCATCAATCTAAGTATCACCTTGGCCAGAGAAATCACCAAAACTGTCCTCCTAATGGAAGCAGATTTAAGGAATCCCTCTATAGCTGAACTTCTGCAAATTTCTGTTCAAAAAGGATTGGCTAATTACTTGATAGAAAAAGATTGTCCCCTTTCTGAATGTTTAATCAATCCTGGTTTTGAACGGTTGGTCATTTTACCTGCAGGTAAGATTGTTGGAGATGCCACAGAAATAATGGGCTCTCCCAAAATGCAAAGCTTGCTTCAGGAGGTAAAAAATCGTTATAAAGACCGTTATATCTTAATTGACTCTCCACCTCTTCTGACATTTGCTGATGCCCTAACCTTATCCCCGTATGTAGATGCAGTCTTATTAGTAGTAGAAGTCTACAAAACTACCATTGAACAAGTAAAGAGAGTCTTGGAGCTACTGGAAGAAAAACCTTTGCTGGGGATAGTATTGAACAAGGCACCTATACCAGAAAAACCAGGATATTACTCTTCTTATTATTATTCAGAATAA
- a CDS encoding GumC family protein: MQSDTERVPKTLGDYIRIFQRRKKSILIPFFLLFFTTCIIAFSLPSVYRSSATILIEEQEVPPEFIRSTVTGYLEERLQTLTQQIMSRPSLLEVINRFNLYADLRDKYTIDEIVEKMRDSIKLETISTEASNPRGGRPVSATVAFTISYEGKNPDIVQRVANHLASLYLEENLKNREEKAKGTTQFLENQLEILRKQIADLDHKIAAFKEKHLAELPELMQLNLETLRRMQNEINNIDQQIKNLEERKIYLQGQLATISPYSSIITETGERILGPEDRLKILQSQYLTLMATLSPKHPDVVKVKREIEKLKNEVKNKESLPDKVKRLKNLKARLVELRGRFSEKHPDVKKIKREIASLEKEIEDVSKNTNTTIAKEPDNPAYINLSTQISSTEIEIKNLKQQREKLKKRLEDYEKRLEKMPEVERKYQEMLRDKVNAETRYRELMNQLMEAKSAQGLEESQKGERLTIIDPPHRPEKPYKPNRPAIILIGFILALGGGIGMGSIMEYTDRSVKGVTDIASITDVPVLVVLPKIKTEEEEKQEKRRKRIYAIIIALAIIVFIIIVHIFFIRLDILWTKIFR, translated from the coding sequence ATGCAGAGTGATACTGAAAGGGTTCCAAAAACATTAGGTGATTATATCAGGATTTTTCAAAGGCGAAAAAAAAGCATCCTCATTCCATTTTTCTTACTGTTTTTTACCACTTGCATCATTGCCTTTTCACTCCCTTCTGTTTATCGCTCCAGTGCCACTATCCTTATTGAGGAACAAGAAGTGCCTCCTGAATTTATCAGAAGCACAGTTACTGGCTATTTAGAAGAGCGTCTTCAAACCCTCACCCAACAGATTATGAGTCGCCCTAGTCTATTGGAAGTAATAAATAGATTTAATCTCTATGCAGATTTACGAGATAAATATACCATAGATGAAATTGTAGAAAAAATGCGTGATAGCATTAAATTAGAAACCATCAGCACAGAAGCTTCCAATCCTCGTGGAGGAAGGCCTGTTTCTGCCACAGTAGCTTTTACTATTTCTTATGAAGGAAAAAATCCTGACATTGTGCAGCGAGTCGCCAATCATCTAGCCTCTTTATATCTGGAGGAGAATTTAAAAAATAGAGAAGAGAAGGCCAAAGGCACTACCCAGTTTTTAGAAAATCAACTGGAAATCCTCAGAAAACAAATTGCAGATTTGGATCATAAAATTGCGGCATTTAAGGAAAAACACTTGGCTGAGCTACCTGAATTGATGCAATTAAACTTAGAAACCTTGCGCAGAATGCAAAATGAAATAAATAACATAGACCAACAAATAAAAAACTTAGAAGAGAGAAAAATTTATTTACAGGGGCAATTGGCCACCATAAGTCCATATTCATCCATAATTACTGAGACCGGGGAACGTATATTGGGTCCAGAAGACAGGCTTAAGATATTACAGAGCCAATATCTTACTTTGATGGCCACTCTTTCTCCTAAACATCCAGATGTGGTAAAGGTCAAACGGGAGATAGAAAAACTAAAAAATGAGGTTAAGAACAAGGAAAGTTTACCAGATAAGGTTAAAAGATTAAAAAATCTGAAGGCTCGTTTAGTGGAATTAAGGGGACGTTTTTCTGAAAAACACCCTGATGTAAAGAAAATTAAACGGGAGATTGCCTCTTTAGAAAAGGAAATAGAGGACGTTTCAAAAAACACAAATACTACTATAGCCAAAGAACCTGATAATCCTGCCTATATTAACCTCTCTACCCAAATTTCATCTACAGAGATAGAAATCAAAAACTTAAAACAACAGAGGGAAAAATTGAAAAAAAGGTTAGAAGATTATGAGAAACGCTTAGAAAAAATGCCAGAAGTAGAACGAAAATATCAGGAAATGCTTCGGGATAAGGTCAATGCAGAAACTAGATACCGGGAGTTAATGAATCAACTGATGGAGGCCAAGTCAGCCCAAGGACTGGAAGAGAGTCAAAAGGGAGAACGTTTGACTATAATTGACCCTCCTCACCGTCCGGAGAAACCATACAAGCCAAATCGTCCTGCTATTATACTTATAGGGTTTATCTTAGCCCTGGGGGGAGGTATTGGAATGGGTTCTATAATGGAATATACAGACCGTTCAGTAAAAGGTGTTACTGACATTGCTAGTATTACCGATGTTCCAGTCTTAGTGGTTTTACCTAAAATTAAAACAGAAGAGGAAGAAAAACAGGAGAAAAGAAGGAAACGGATTTATGCCATCATTATCGCCCTGGCCATAATTGTTTTTATCATCATCGTTCACATTTTCTTCATCAGACTGGATATTTTGTGGACTAAAATTTTTAGGTAA
- a CDS encoding ExeA family protein produces the protein MYLNFYGLKEKPFQLLPDPSYFFLSSKHKTALNYLEYGILNNVGFIVITGEIGSGKTTLIKKFLSQLEKKIITAVISNTNVESKEFLQMLLQELGIEYSKEETKADLLNHLHHFLIEKYASRQQVVLIVDEAQNLPSAVLEEIRMISNLQTEKEFLIQIILVGQPPLREKLLHPSLEQFLQRVSLSYHLFPLNEQETKDYIKHRLKLAGARYPIFSEEALKAVFKHSQGVPRIINTLCEAALVYGFADERREIGAEIIETIIEELYPYRLKQPEEKQPSLWTTESPTTVMKESDGPSLHDMEKRLTNLENTVYNLQRKEIFLLYKIISLLEMIRTERQESDFPIDLQKIHNQIQKIYQLEKEVAEIKKAIKKE, from the coding sequence ATGTACCTTAATTTTTACGGACTAAAAGAAAAGCCCTTTCAGCTTCTTCCTGACCCTAGTTATTTCTTTTTGAGTTCCAAGCATAAAACCGCCCTTAATTATCTAGAATATGGAATTTTAAATAATGTAGGCTTTATTGTTATTACTGGAGAAATCGGTTCAGGAAAAACCACCTTGATTAAGAAGTTCCTCAGCCAGTTAGAGAAAAAAATCATTACTGCTGTTATTTCTAATACCAATGTGGAATCAAAGGAATTTTTACAAATGCTTTTACAAGAATTAGGTATTGAATATAGTAAAGAAGAAACCAAGGCTGATTTGCTGAACCATTTGCACCATTTCTTAATTGAAAAATATGCCTCTAGACAGCAAGTGGTGCTTATTGTAGATGAGGCCCAAAATCTACCATCTGCTGTCCTTGAAGAAATCAGGATGATTTCAAACTTACAGACAGAAAAAGAATTTCTTATTCAGATAATATTAGTAGGACAACCTCCCTTGAGAGAAAAATTATTACATCCCTCTTTAGAGCAATTTTTACAACGGGTGAGTCTAAGTTATCACTTATTCCCCCTGAATGAACAAGAAACCAAGGATTACATAAAACATAGACTTAAATTGGCAGGGGCAAGATATCCTATCTTTTCTGAGGAGGCATTAAAAGCTGTATTCAAACACAGCCAAGGTGTCCCTCGTATAATTAATACCCTGTGTGAGGCGGCTTTAGTGTATGGATTTGCAGATGAAAGGCGGGAGATTGGAGCTGAAATTATAGAAACCATCATTGAAGAATTGTATCCTTACAGGTTAAAACAACCAGAGGAAAAACAACCATCTTTATGGACAACTGAAAGTCCTACAACGGTTATGAAAGAATCTGATGGCCCTTCATTACATGATATGGAAAAACGCTTAACTAATTTAGAAAATACTGTTTATAACCTTCAACGAAAAGAAATTTTTTTATTGTATAAAATTATCTCACTCCTGGAAATGATAAGAACAGAAAGACAGGAAAGCGATTTTCCAATTGATTTACAAAAAATACATAATCAAATTCAGAAAATTTATCAATTAGAAAAGGAAGTAGCGGAGATAAAAAAGGCAATTAAAAAGGAATAA
- a CDS encoding response regulator transcription factor, producing MIKVLVVSDNQIFRELLYEYLSSLEEISVIGKISLDEIEHHSYLLSSDIVLFLEKCDSMTIKRDILALKKNFPKAKIIFLSLRDIRGDMELNVIKMGAKGFLCAKDSLKTLIQAIKSCYNGEIWATRRSTNIIIDNLQGKIITRKKDEVDILTPQEKKVLILLASGFKNAEIAQKLFISEKTVKTHINKIFKKIKVTNRLQAALWASKNLSRT from the coding sequence ATGATTAAGGTTTTAGTTGTCAGCGATAATCAAATATTTAGAGAATTGTTATATGAATATCTGTCTTCATTAGAAGAAATATCGGTAATAGGGAAAATTAGTCTTGATGAAATAGAACACCATTCCTACTTGCTTTCTTCGGATATAGTTCTTTTTTTAGAGAAATGTGATTCTATGACCATTAAAAGAGACATTTTGGCTCTAAAAAAGAATTTTCCCAAGGCAAAAATTATCTTTCTTTCTCTTAGAGATATCCGGGGAGATATGGAATTAAATGTAATAAAAATGGGAGCCAAAGGATTTTTGTGTGCCAAGGATTCTCTAAAAACCTTGATTCAAGCCATAAAATCATGCTATAATGGGGAAATATGGGCCACCAGAAGGTCCACTAATATTATTATTGATAACTTACAGGGGAAGATAATCACGAGAAAAAAAGACGAAGTAGACATTTTAACCCCTCAAGAAAAGAAAGTCTTAATTCTATTGGCCTCTGGTTTTAAAAATGCAGAGATTGCCCAAAAACTTTTTATCAGTGAAAAAACGGTAAAAACTCACATAAATAAAATATTTAAAAAGATTAAGGTTACTAACAGGTTACAGGCGGCCTTGTGGGCCTCCAAAAATCTCAGTCGAACATAG
- a CDS encoding polysaccharide biosynthesis/export family protein, whose translation MKKFTICFIIYFCVISFSKIAASEKGTFIKEIQVKSQAKTLEIELIANGPISEYRSFTTDKPTRLIIDTSLSDCKIPKVYPLNNPSYSQIRWGINKGKLRLVIDSNLKQIPPYEISTQNNILKVVLDSEKTLSPVTPVKKAEKVEKLEQGGFLLGPEDILEISVWKDETLTKQVVVRPDGKISFPLIGEIQAAGRTVEDLRKEIIEKLSEFISDPVVTVMVIGINSYKIYVIGKVNKPGAYTVGRSVNVMQALSMAGGFSPFADLDNISILREQNGKQIRIKFNYKEVAKGKHLEENILLKRGDVIVVP comes from the coding sequence ATGAAAAAGTTTACTATATGTTTTATAATATATTTTTGTGTGATAAGTTTTAGCAAAATTGCAGCCAGTGAAAAAGGAACTTTCATAAAGGAGATTCAAGTTAAATCCCAAGCCAAGACATTGGAAATAGAACTTATAGCTAATGGTCCTATTTCTGAGTATCGTTCTTTTACCACAGATAAACCAACTAGATTAATAATAGATACTTCTTTGTCTGATTGCAAAATCCCAAAAGTTTATCCTTTAAACAACCCTAGTTATTCCCAGATACGGTGGGGAATTAATAAGGGGAAGTTGCGTCTGGTCATTGATTCTAACTTAAAGCAAATCCCTCCTTATGAAATTTCTACTCAAAACAATATATTGAAAGTAGTGCTTGATTCAGAAAAAACATTATCTCCTGTTACTCCTGTTAAAAAGGCTGAAAAGGTTGAAAAATTAGAACAAGGAGGCTTCCTTTTAGGCCCAGAAGATATATTAGAAATTTCTGTTTGGAAGGATGAAACATTGACCAAACAAGTGGTTGTTCGTCCTGATGGAAAGATTTCCTTTCCCTTAATTGGAGAAATCCAAGCTGCAGGACGCACTGTAGAGGACCTAAGAAAAGAAATAATTGAAAAACTCAGTGAATTTATATCTGACCCTGTGGTAACAGTTATGGTAATTGGTATAAACAGCTATAAAATTTATGTCATAGGCAAGGTGAATAAACCTGGGGCATACACAGTAGGCAGATCAGTAAATGTCATGCAGGCCTTGAGTATGGCAGGTGGTTTTTCACCCTTTGCTGATTTAGATAATATCAGTATCCTTCGGGAACAAAATGGAAAGCAAATCAGAATAAAGTTCAATTATAAAGAAGTGGCCAAGGGGAAACACCTAGAAGAAAATATATTGCTAAAAAGAGGTGACGTGATTGTTGTTCCATAA